The DNA sequence GCAGGAGATACCTGTTACATAGTTTTTTACAGCGCTTAATACTATTATAACTTATTTTTTGTAAGTGTCAATAATAATTTTTATTGAAAATGCCTGCAAATCTCCACAAAATTCCAGAAAAGACAGGATCTCTTTTTCAATAGGGAGAACCGCTTTCTGAATTCTGTAAAAAGCGATGGATATCTCCAATCCGGCCTGCCGTCTGCTCAGTTTGTACGCATTCGTACCACTATGCAGGAGGACTTAGAAGAAACAGGAACCTTAGAGGGCGCAGCCAGGTTTCAGCCTGCAGACCAGCTGAAGGTATTTGACGAATATACCGACGTTATTCATGGCCGAAAACAACAGAAACGAACTTTTTTAGAGCTGAATCTCAAAAATGAGATTCGGTTTTCTTTTTTGTACCAACGAACTACCTGAGGAAGATGTTCCCGCTTGTAAGATGTTGTGTAAAATATATGGAAATGTTATAATAAAGTCGCACACAGAGAATATGAGGAACAGGATAAGGAGATGAAAGACTATATTGAAAGGACAATTCAAAAAGCTGCTGTTCATTTTGGTGCTGGGTGCGGCAATTCAGACGGCTGTTTTTCCAGCCAGCGCGGCGGACAGCAGCTCGCAGAAGAGCGGCACAGTGTCGTCAGCGGCTTCTTCTGCACTGACCACAGCATCTGCCACGGAGCAGCAAACGGCCAGTACCACCATTAAAAGTGACACAAACAGCGACTTTTCCGTTGAGCAGGGCAAAGAATACACGTTCCGGTTTGAAGTGGTCGGTCCGCAGGGCCTTACGCCGACCTTCACCATTTCAGGGAGTGCGTTCCAAAAGAGCGGCCAGACACAGGCAGTGGAAAACGGCCACGACGTGTACTACTACAAAATCAAAGCAGTGGGCAATGCCGGCGACACAGCCGATATTTACACACAGCTTCCGGGGCAGACCGCAGTCAAGCGCTGTACGGTGACGGTGAAGGAAACCAGTGTTCCTGCCACTATTAAGAGTGACACAAACAGTGATTTCTCCATTGTGCAGGGCAAGGAATACACGTTCCGGTTTGAAGTGGTCGGTCCGCAGAGCATTACGCCGACCTTCACCATTTCGGGAAGTGCATTCCGAAAGAGCGGCCAGACACAGACAGTGGAAAACGGCCACGACGTGTACTACTACAAAATCAAAGCAGTAGGCTCGGCGGGACAGGCATCCGCTGTCTATACACAGCTTCCCGGGCAGACTGCGGTCAAGCGCTGTACGGTGACGGTGAAAGGAACCGCTTCCATTAAGAGTGACACAAACAGCGATTTTTCCGTTGAGCAGGGCAAAGAGTACACGTTCCGGTTTGAAGTGGTCGGTCCGCAGGGTCTTACGCCGACCTTCACCATTTCGGGGAGTGCATTCCAGAAGAGCGGCCAGACACAGACAGTGGAAAACGGCCACGACGTGTACTACTACAAAATCAAAGCAGTGGGTAATGCCGGCGACACAGCCGATATTTACACACAGCTTCCCGGGCAGACCGCGGTGAAGCGCTGCGCCGTGACAGTGCAGGGAGCCGCTTCCATTAAGAGTGACACAAACAGCGATTTTTCCGTTGCGCAGGGCAAAGAGTACACGTTCCGGTTTGAAGTGGTCGGTCCGCAGGGTCTTACGCCGACCTTCACCATTTCGGGGAGTGCATTCCAGAAGAGCGGCCAGACACAAAGGGTGGAAAACGGCCACGATGTGTACTACTACAAAATCAAAGCAGTAGGCTCGGCGGGACAGACGTCCGCTGTCTATACACAGCTTCCCGGGCAGACTGCGGTGAAGCGCTGTACGGTGACGGTGCAGGGAGCCGCTTCCATTAAAAGCGACACAAACAGCGACTTTTCCGTTGCGCAGGGCAAGGAATACACGTTCCGGTTTGAAGTGGTCGGTCCGCAGGGCCTTACGCCGACCTTTACCATTTTGGGAAGTGCATTCCAGAAGAGCGGTCAGACACAGACAGTGGAAAACGGCCACGACGTGTACTACTACAAAATCAAAGCAGTAGGCTCGGCGGGACAGGCATCCGCTGTCTATACACAGCTTCCCGGGCAGACTGCGGTCAAGCGCTGTGCCGTGACGGTGAAGGAAACCAGTGTTCCTGCCACTATTAAGAGTGACACAAACAGTGATTTCTCCATTGCGCAGGGCAAGGAATACACGTTCCGGTTTGAAGTGGTCGGTCCGCAGGGCCTTACGCCGACCTTCACCATTTCGGGAAGTGCATTCCGAAAGAGCGGCCAGACACAGAGAGTGGAAAACGGCCACGACGTGTACTACTACAAAATCAAAGCAGTGGGTAATGCCGGCGACACAGCCGATATTTACACACAGCTTCCCGGGCAGACCGCGGTGAAGCGCTGCGCCGTGACAGTGCAGGGAGCCGCTTCCATTAAGAGTGACACAAACAGCGATTTTTCCGTTGAGCAGGGCAAAGAGTACACGTTCCGGTTTGAAGTGGTCGGTCCGCAGGGTCTTACGCCGACCTTCACCATTTCGGGGAGTGCATTCCAGAAGAGCGGCCAGACACAGACAGTGGAAAATAATCACGATGTGTACTACTACAAAATCAAAGCAGTGGGCAATGCCGGCGACACAGCCGATATTTACACACAGCTTCCCGGGCAGACCGCGGTGAAGCGCTGCGCCGTGACAGTGCAGGGAGCCGCTTCCATTAAGAGTGACACAAACAGCGATTTTTCCGTTGAGCAGGGCAAAGAGTACACGTTCCGGTTTGAAGTGGTCGGTCCGCAGGGTCTTACGCCGACCTTCACCATTTCGGGGAGTGCATTCCAGAAGAGCGGCCAGACACAGACAGTGGAAAATAATCACGATGTGTACTACTACAAAATCAAAGCAGTGGGCAATGCCGGCGACACAGCCGATATTTACACACAGCTGCCGGGACAAAGTGCTGTGAAGAGCTGTACCGCTGTGGTAAAAATTACGACCACTACACCGATGAAAGGCATCGATGTCAGTGAGCACAACGGCTACGTAGACTGGGATACAGCCAAGGCTGCGGGTTTGCAGTTTGCTATGATTCGCTGCGGCTACGGCGGGGACATCGAAAGTCAGGACGACGCGCAGTTTGAGCGCAATGTTTCCGAGTGCGAGCGGCTGGGAATTCCGTGGGGCACTTACCTTTACAGCTACGCCTTGACAACCGACAACGCCAAAAGTGAGCTTGCCCATGTGCTGCGCCTGCTGGAAGGTAAACATCCGCAGTTCCCAGTCTTTATCGACATGGAGGATGCGGACGACTATAAGGCAAAACGTGGTATGCCGGACAGCGAAACATTGACGGAAATCATGAAGATTTTCTGCTCAGGTGTGAAAGATGCCGGCTATCTGGCAGGTTATTACGTCAATTTGGACTGGTACAAGAATTACATCAATCCGGAGGAACTTTCGGATTATCTGTTCTGGTACGCACGTCCGGGCCTGGATGAGCCGGACAAGACCTGCAGCATTTGGCAGAGTGAGTTCCCCGGAACCGGCGGCAGCTGGGACGGCGCGAACATCAGCAGCGGCGGGTGTGACATGGATGTATCTTATGTGGACTTTACCACATGGAAACAGGACAATACATAAAAATACAGTTTTACAGGATATGAAAAAGAGCAGACAGTTCTCCAGGCGGAGGGCGGCCTGCTCTTTTTAGATGAAATAAGGCATATTCCGTAAAAAAGTTTTCATATAGGGTAGCATACTGCTTCCAAATAATGTACAATTGTATGAAAAAAACAACAGGCACTATGCCTGCCGGGAGAAAGGAAGTTATTTTGATGTTGAAAACTGTTTATACCAAAGATGCACCGGCCGCTATTGGTCCGTACTCACAGGCCGTGATTTCCGGCGATACTGTGTATCTCAGCGGCCAAATTCCGATTATTCCAGCTACCGGAAAAATCATGGAGGGGGACATTGCCGTGCAGGCTGAGCAGGTTATGCAGAACATCGGCCATATCCTAAAGGCCGCCGGCACCGACTACACAAAGGTACTGAAGACAACCTGCTTCCTTGCCAACATGGCGGATTTTTCCGCATTCAATGAAGTATACGGCAAATACTTTACCGGCAAGCCCGCGCGCTCCTGCGTAGCGGTGAAAGGGCTGCCAAAGAATGTTTTGGTCGAAGTAGAAGTAACAGCGGCACTGTAAGAATAGACAGTACGACTTTTTGCAAACAAGAGAAGGCAGGCACTGCGCCCGCCCTCTCTTGTTTTTTTGTATAGGGGTACTGCCGTTTGGCAATCCAGTCCGCGCCGATGCCGAAGCACACCATACACACCATAAGCCAAAAGCCGAGGCCCATGGCAAATGAAATCAGCCTGCCTTTTGCGGGACCGGCAGAACGTTATTCCGTGTGTACTTCGCAGTAGTTACCAAGAAAATGGAAACGCGGCAGTTCCTCCTGCAGAGAGCACAGAAGTTCCAGCACGGCGGGGTCACGCACATTTCCGGTAAAATCCAAATAAAAATCATACTCGAAGTCTTTGCCCGCAATGGGCCGGGATTCAATTTTTGTCAGGTTCATTCCTGCGGCGGCAAAGCGGGACAGTACAGCGTTCAGGCTGCCGGTGGTGTGGGCCACATTAAAGCAGAGACTGATTTTTTCCGCATTGTCCGGAATGCACAGCTGCCGGCTAATGACAGCAAAGCGGGTGGCATTGTTGTCGGTGTTCTGCAGGTCACGTTCAAGTATGTGCAGACCGTACTTGTGGGCGGCGCTTTCGCTGCAGACAGCGGCAATGGAAGCATCTTCCGCGGCGGCCTTGGCGGCGGCGCTGGTACTGCTGACTGGCTGCAGCGGCAGGTGCAGGGCAGAAAGCCGCCGGGAACACTGCTGCAGGGCAATTTTTTTGGACTGAATGCAGCGGACAGATGCGGGGCTGCTTTCCTTTGCGGCAAGGCACTGATGTACCCGAATGGTCTTTGCCGCAACAATATAAAAGCGGCACTGCATCAGCAGGCTGTACACGTCACTGACACTGCCCGCACTGGAATTTTCCATAGGGACAACCGCCAGACCTGCATTGCCCTGTTCCACACAGCGAAAAATATCATCAAACCGGTTGTAGAACTGGACCTGTGCCCGCGGGTACAGGGATGACACGACACTGTGGCTGTAGGAGCCCGGCCCGCCTAAACAGGCAACACTTTCGGGAAAGGCGGGTACCTTTGGGGCGGCGGCAATGGTCTTCCGCAGGGTGCCGCCGGAACCCAGCAGCCGGTGCTGCAGGGCACTGCTTTCACTCATAATGGTACGGTACACAATGCGTGCCGCACCACTGTAGAGGCCGGCCTTTGCGGAAATGCGGTCCAGAATTTCCTCTTCCCGTGCGGCGTTGTGCACCGGAATGCCATCCCGCTTTTTAGCTTCGGCCATTTTTTTGGCACAGTCCATGCGCTGAACA is a window from the Caproicibacterium lactatifermentans genome containing:
- a CDS encoding glycoside hydrolase family 25 protein encodes the protein MKGQFKKLLFILVLGAAIQTAVFPASAADSSSQKSGTVSSAASSALTTASATEQQTASTTIKSDTNSDFSVEQGKEYTFRFEVVGPQGLTPTFTISGSAFQKSGQTQAVENGHDVYYYKIKAVGNAGDTADIYTQLPGQTAVKRCTVTVKETSVPATIKSDTNSDFSIVQGKEYTFRFEVVGPQSITPTFTISGSAFRKSGQTQTVENGHDVYYYKIKAVGSAGQASAVYTQLPGQTAVKRCTVTVKGTASIKSDTNSDFSVEQGKEYTFRFEVVGPQGLTPTFTISGSAFQKSGQTQTVENGHDVYYYKIKAVGNAGDTADIYTQLPGQTAVKRCAVTVQGAASIKSDTNSDFSVAQGKEYTFRFEVVGPQGLTPTFTISGSAFQKSGQTQRVENGHDVYYYKIKAVGSAGQTSAVYTQLPGQTAVKRCTVTVQGAASIKSDTNSDFSVAQGKEYTFRFEVVGPQGLTPTFTILGSAFQKSGQTQTVENGHDVYYYKIKAVGSAGQASAVYTQLPGQTAVKRCAVTVKETSVPATIKSDTNSDFSIAQGKEYTFRFEVVGPQGLTPTFTISGSAFRKSGQTQRVENGHDVYYYKIKAVGNAGDTADIYTQLPGQTAVKRCAVTVQGAASIKSDTNSDFSVEQGKEYTFRFEVVGPQGLTPTFTISGSAFQKSGQTQTVENNHDVYYYKIKAVGNAGDTADIYTQLPGQTAVKRCAVTVQGAASIKSDTNSDFSVEQGKEYTFRFEVVGPQGLTPTFTISGSAFQKSGQTQTVENNHDVYYYKIKAVGNAGDTADIYTQLPGQSAVKSCTAVVKITTTTPMKGIDVSEHNGYVDWDTAKAAGLQFAMIRCGYGGDIESQDDAQFERNVSECERLGIPWGTYLYSYALTTDNAKSELAHVLRLLEGKHPQFPVFIDMEDADDYKAKRGMPDSETLTEIMKIFCSGVKDAGYLAGYYVNLDWYKNYINPEELSDYLFWYARPGLDEPDKTCSIWQSEFPGTGGSWDGANISSGGCDMDVSYVDFTTWKQDNT
- a CDS encoding RidA family protein; amino-acid sequence: MLKTVYTKDAPAAIGPYSQAVISGDTVYLSGQIPIIPATGKIMEGDIAVQAEQVMQNIGHILKAAGTDYTKVLKTTCFLANMADFSAFNEVYGKYFTGKPARSCVAVKGLPKNVLVEVEVTAAL
- a CDS encoding bifunctional chorismate mutase/prephenate dehydratase — its product is MDLKDIRREIDTIDSQLLPLFVQRMDCAKKMAEAKKRDGIPVHNAAREEEILDRISAKAGLYSGAARIVYRTIMSESSALQHRLLGSGGTLRKTIAAAPKVPAFPESVACLGGPGSYSHSVVSSLYPRAQVQFYNRFDDIFRCVEQGNAGLAVVPMENSSAGSVSDVYSLLMQCRFYIVAAKTIRVHQCLAAKESSPASVRCIQSKKIALQQCSRRLSALHLPLQPVSSTSAAAKAAAEDASIAAVCSESAAHKYGLHILERDLQNTDNNATRFAVISRQLCIPDNAEKISLCFNVAHTTGSLNAVLSRFAAAGMNLTKIESRPIAGKDFEYDFYLDFTGNVRDPAVLELLCSLQEELPRFHFLGNYCEVHTE